The Thermus brockianus genome window below encodes:
- a CDS encoding ABC transporter substrate-binding protein, producing MRRREFLKKAGVGLAASLVLGPSVVRAQAGPIIRVAGDSTAVGEGGRWMKEMVEAWGKKTGTRVEYIDSPADTNDRLALYQQYWAAKSPDVDVYMIDVIWPGIVAPHALDLKQHFSEAELREFFPRIVQNNTIRGKLTSIPFFTDAGILYYRTDLLQKYGFQNPPRTWAELEQMAQRVMEGERRAGNRDFWGFVFQGKPYEGLTCDALEWIYSHKGGRIVEPDGTISVNNGRAALALNTVRRYVGTIAPQGVTSYAEEEARNVWQQGNALFMRNWPYAYALGQAEGSPIRGKFAVTVLPKGAADASNAATLGGWQLMVSAYSRYPKEAADLVKYLASYEVQKDNAVRLSRLPTRPALYTDRDVLAKNPWFRSLLPVFQNAVSRPSDVAGARYNQVSEAIWTEVHSALTGRKTGEAAVRDLEARLRRILR from the coding sequence ATGAGGCGTAGGGAATTTCTTAAGAAGGCCGGCGTGGGTTTGGCGGCTAGCCTGGTGCTGGGCCCGTCCGTGGTGCGGGCCCAGGCGGGGCCCATCATCCGGGTGGCGGGCGACTCCACCGCCGTGGGGGAGGGCGGCCGCTGGATGAAGGAGATGGTGGAGGCCTGGGGGAAGAAGACGGGCACCCGGGTGGAGTACATTGACTCGCCTGCGGACACCAACGACCGCCTGGCCCTCTACCAGCAGTACTGGGCGGCCAAAAGCCCCGATGTGGACGTCTACATGATTGACGTCATCTGGCCGGGCATCGTGGCCCCCCACGCCCTGGACCTAAAGCAGCACTTTAGCGAAGCGGAGCTTCGGGAGTTCTTCCCCCGTATCGTTCAGAACAACACCATCCGGGGCAAGCTCACCTCTATCCCCTTCTTCACCGATGCCGGCATCCTTTACTACCGCACCGACCTCCTCCAGAAGTACGGCTTCCAGAACCCGCCCCGCACCTGGGCCGAGCTGGAGCAGATGGCCCAGAGGGTCATGGAGGGCGAGCGCAGGGCGGGCAACCGGGACTTCTGGGGCTTTGTCTTCCAGGGCAAGCCCTACGAGGGCCTCACCTGCGACGCCCTTGAATGGATCTACTCCCATAAGGGCGGGCGCATCGTGGAACCGGATGGCACCATAAGCGTGAATAACGGCCGGGCCGCTTTGGCCTTGAACACGGTCCGCCGCTACGTGGGCACCATCGCCCCCCAAGGCGTCACCTCCTACGCCGAGGAGGAGGCCAGGAACGTCTGGCAGCAGGGCAACGCCCTCTTCATGCGCAACTGGCCCTACGCCTACGCCCTGGGCCAGGCGGAGGGGAGCCCCATCCGGGGCAAGTTTGCCGTGACCGTGCTTCCCAAGGGCGCCGCCGACGCCTCCAACGCCGCCACCCTGGGCGGGTGGCAGCTCATGGTTTCCGCCTACAGCCGCTACCCCAAGGAGGCCGCCGACCTGGTCAAGTACCTGGCCTCCTACGAGGTGCAGAAGGACAACGCCGTGCGCCTTTCCCGCCTGCCCACCCGGCCCGCCCTCTACACCGATAGGGACGTCTTGGCCAAAAACCCTTGGTTCCGGAGCCTCTTGCCCGTCTTCCAAAACGCCGTCTCCCGTCCCTCCGACGTGGCCGGGGCCCGGTACAACCAGGTTTCCGAAGCCATCTGGACCGAGGTCCATAGCGCCCTCACCGGCCGTAAGACGGGCGAGGCGGCGGTGCGGGACCTCGAGGCCCGCCTGCGCCGCATCCTGCGGTAA
- a CDS encoding asparaginase, which translates to MNAWVYAYRGELVENRHRASLVVFGREGVLAYAGEPDLWAYLRSSAKPFQALALYLTGAVERFGLGEEEVALATASHDGTEAHVAVATRFLARLGLGPEHLVCGVHPPFSKEARKALEARGLSPTPLHHNCSGKHAGMLAASLALGAPTEGYHLPDHPVQGLNRKTLRELAGVEPLWATDGCSVPTFALPLSRAARAFYLLAAPEEAPAPYQEPLRRVREAMRRHPMLVAGPGSIDTLLMERLPVVAKRGADGYYGLALLESPKGPLGIALKVEDGSGQAREVLVVALLRRLGLDPGPTPWDRPEITNHRGLVVGRLEAQLQLVWL; encoded by the coding sequence GTGAACGCTTGGGTTTACGCCTACCGCGGCGAGCTCGTGGAAAACCGGCACCGGGCTTCCCTGGTGGTCTTTGGCCGGGAAGGGGTTTTGGCCTACGCCGGGGAGCCGGACCTTTGGGCCTACCTGCGCTCCTCCGCCAAGCCCTTCCAGGCCTTGGCCCTTTACCTCACGGGGGCCGTGGAGCGCTTCGGCCTAGGGGAAGAGGAGGTGGCCTTGGCCACCGCTAGCCACGACGGCACCGAGGCCCACGTGGCGGTGGCCACCCGCTTTCTCGCTAGGCTCGGCCTGGGCCCTGAGCACCTGGTCTGCGGGGTCCACCCCCCCTTTTCCAAGGAGGCCCGGAAGGCCCTGGAGGCGCGGGGGCTTTCCCCAACCCCCCTCCACCACAACTGCTCGGGCAAGCACGCCGGCATGCTGGCGGCTTCCTTGGCCCTGGGGGCGCCCACGGAGGGCTACCACCTGCCCGACCACCCGGTGCAGGGGCTGAACCGGAAGACGCTTAGGGAGCTTGCGGGGGTTGAGCCCCTTTGGGCCACGGACGGCTGCAGCGTTCCCACCTTCGCCCTCCCCCTTTCCCGGGCGGCGCGGGCTTTTTATCTCTTGGCGGCCCCCGAGGAGGCCCCGGCCCCCTACCAGGAGCCCCTCCGAAGGGTGCGGGAGGCCATGCGCCGCCACCCCATGCTGGTGGCGGGGCCTGGGAGCATAGACACCTTGCTCATGGAGAGGCTTCCCGTGGTGGCCAAGCGGGGGGCGGATGGCTACTATGGCCTGGCCCTCTTGGAAAGCCCCAAGGGGCCTTTGGGCATCGCCCTCAAAGTGGAGGACGGCTCGGGCCAGGCCCGGGAGGTGCTGGTGGTAGCCCTCCTTCGCCGCTTGGGCTTAGACCCTGGCCCTACCCCCTGGGACCGGCCCGAGATCACAAACCACCGGGGCCTGGTGGTGGGCCGCCTCGAGGCCCAGTTGCAGCTCGTGTGGCTTTAG
- a CDS encoding DUF309 domain-containing protein has product MLEKALALWREGRYFEVHEVLEAAWLRAEGEEKRFLQGLILLAAALHQRALGKSGQRNLKKAEARLKGLPNPYRGVDWAALLAEARRRLGA; this is encoded by the coding sequence GTGTTGGAGAAGGCCTTGGCCCTCTGGCGGGAGGGGCGCTACTTTGAGGTACACGAGGTTTTGGAAGCGGCCTGGCTTCGGGCAGAAGGGGAAGAAAAACGCTTTCTCCAGGGGCTTATCCTCCTCGCCGCCGCCCTGCACCAAAGGGCCTTGGGCAAAAGCGGCCAAAGAAACCTCAAGAAGGCAGAAGCCCGGCTAAAGGGCCTGCCAAACCCCTATAGGGGCGTGGACTGGGCGGCGCTTTTGGCCGAGGCCCGGCGTAGACTTGGGGCGTGA
- a CDS encoding substrate-binding domain-containing protein: MRLGAFLLPFFVLAVALRLATTTSVYDSGLLDQLLPPFQKATGIQVEVLAVGTGQALTLAARGDVDAVLVHAPDLEAEAVRQGHLAEGFCLAQNRFLLVGPPEDPARVREAPTVLEALRQIAKTQAPFVSRGDRSGTHVKELALWKEAGVTPTPPGTWSRGRAWARPWSWRRKKEPTPSPIWPPTSPWGKRGAWLPFTNGATLYLSTSTAIMWPSRGKTLRRPGGFGPSWPPRRRPGSPQA, from the coding sequence ATGCGACTTGGAGCCTTTCTCCTCCCCTTTTTTGTCCTGGCGGTGGCCCTGCGCCTGGCCACCACCACCAGCGTCTACGATTCCGGGCTTTTGGACCAGCTTCTTCCCCCCTTCCAGAAGGCCACGGGGATCCAGGTGGAGGTCTTGGCGGTGGGCACGGGCCAAGCCCTGACCTTAGCGGCCCGCGGGGACGTGGATGCCGTCTTGGTCCACGCCCCGGACCTCGAGGCGGAGGCGGTGCGGCAAGGCCACCTGGCCGAAGGGTTCTGCCTAGCGCAAAACCGTTTCCTCCTGGTGGGGCCACCGGAAGACCCCGCCCGGGTGCGGGAAGCCCCCACCGTCCTGGAGGCCCTGCGGCAGATCGCCAAGACCCAAGCCCCCTTCGTCTCCCGGGGGGACCGCTCGGGCACCCACGTCAAGGAACTCGCCCTCTGGAAGGAGGCAGGCGTCACCCCGACCCCCCCTGGTACCTGGAGTCGGGGGCGGGCATGGGCCAGACCTTGGTCCTGGCGGCGGAAAAAGGAGCCTACACCCTCTCCGATTTGGCCACCTACCTCACCGTGGGGAAAAAGAGGGGCCTGGTTGCCCTTTACGAACGGGGCGACCCTCTACTTATCAACCAGTACAGCTATTATGTGGCCCTCAAGGGGAAAAACCCTGAGGAGGCCAGGCGGCTTCGGGCCTTCTTGGCCTCCGAGGAGGCGGCCCGGCTCACCGCAGGCCTAA
- a CDS encoding ABC transporter permease, translated as MEAAELWEIAWRSLWVAGVATLLAALPAVPLGLWLALRGGGGAWGRMLLYAGMALPPVVVGLFLYLLLSRSGPLGFLGLLYTPYAMVLAEAILAFPLIAAFVLSGARARVEEVRLLVRSLGGTEAQVFPTLFWESRRTLAAALAAGFGGAISEVGAATLVGGDIRHHTRVLTTAIVVETRKGELEAALALGMVLMGIALLVTGLLVILERE; from the coding sequence GTGGAAGCCGCTGAGCTTTGGGAGATCGCCTGGCGGAGCCTCTGGGTGGCGGGGGTGGCCACGCTCCTTGCGGCGCTCCCCGCCGTCCCCCTGGGGCTTTGGCTGGCCCTCCGGGGCGGGGGCGGGGCCTGGGGACGGATGCTCCTCTATGCGGGCATGGCCCTGCCCCCTGTGGTGGTGGGGCTTTTCCTCTACCTCCTCCTATCCCGCTCCGGGCCCTTGGGCTTCCTCGGCCTCCTCTACACCCCCTACGCCATGGTCCTGGCGGAGGCCATCCTGGCCTTCCCCCTCATCGCCGCCTTTGTCCTTTCCGGGGCCCGGGCCCGGGTGGAGGAGGTGCGCCTTTTGGTGCGGAGCCTGGGCGGCACGGAGGCCCAGGTCTTCCCCACCCTCTTTTGGGAAAGCCGCCGCACCCTGGCCGCTGCCCTGGCCGCGGGCTTTGGCGGAGCCATCAGCGAGGTGGGGGCGGCCACCCTGGTGGGTGGGGACATCCGCCACCACACCCGGGTTCTCACCACCGCCATTGTGGTGGAAACCCGCAAAGGGGAGTTGGAGGCGGCGTTGGCCTTGGGGATGGTCCTTATGGGCATTGCCCTCTTGGTCACCGGGCTTCTCGTTATCCTGGAGCGGGAATGA
- a CDS encoding ATP-binding cassette domain-containing protein: MRPVLWAKGLFHRHGTFCLEVEDLKVYPGEILAVLGPSGSGKTTLLRLLAGLFQPERGRVEGGRAAYLPQAPPLLRRSVLENAAFGLRLQGVAKREAWERARRLLARVGLAEKARQPAHLLSGGEAVRLALARTLLVEPEILLLDEPTASLDPANVAQVEALLAEAALEGRAVILATHDLFQAKRLAKRVVFLYLGQVVEEGEAKAFFQNPKDPRTQAFLQGRLLP; encoded by the coding sequence ATGAGGCCAGTGCTTTGGGCCAAGGGGCTTTTCCACCGCCACGGGACGTTTTGCCTGGAGGTGGAAGACCTTAAGGTCTACCCCGGGGAGATCCTGGCGGTCCTAGGCCCGTCGGGTAGCGGCAAGACCACCCTGCTCCGCCTTCTTGCGGGCCTCTTCCAACCCGAGCGAGGCCGGGTGGAGGGGGGGCGTGCCGCCTACCTGCCCCAGGCCCCGCCCCTCTTGCGGCGGAGCGTTTTGGAAAACGCCGCCTTTGGCCTCCGCCTCCAGGGCGTGGCCAAGCGGGAGGCCTGGGAGCGGGCGCGAAGGTTGTTAGCGCGGGTGGGCTTGGCGGAAAAGGCGCGCCAGCCCGCCCACCTCCTCTCGGGCGGGGAAGCGGTGCGCTTAGCCCTGGCCCGCACCCTTTTGGTGGAGCCCGAGATCCTCCTTCTGGACGAACCCACCGCCAGCCTGGACCCGGCCAACGTCGCCCAGGTGGAAGCCCTCCTCGCCGAGGCGGCGCTGGAGGGGCGGGCGGTGATCCTCGCCACCCACGACCTCTTCCAGGCTAAACGGCTGGCAAAGCGGGTGGTCTTCCTCTACCTGGGCCAGGTGGTGGAGGAAGGGGAGGCCAAGGCCTTCTTCCAAAACCCCAAGGACCCTAGGACCCAAGCCTTTTTGCAAGGCCGCCTCCTCCCCTAA
- a CDS encoding tRNA (cytidine(34)-2'-O)-methyltransferase, translating into MIHLVLYQPEIPQNVGNIARTAAALGWPLHLIRPLGFLLSSSKLRRAGLDYWPYVDLRVHEDWAAFLASLPPSARVWAFSARAETSLYQARFQEGDYLLFGPETRGLPEAVLAQFPSLQIPMPGPVRSLNLAVAVGVAASEAYRQLQSP; encoded by the coding sequence ATGATCCACCTGGTCCTTTACCAGCCGGAAATCCCCCAGAACGTGGGGAACATCGCCCGCACCGCCGCTGCCTTGGGGTGGCCCTTGCACCTCATCCGCCCCTTGGGCTTTCTCCTTTCCAGTTCCAAGCTCAGGCGGGCGGGGCTGGACTACTGGCCCTACGTGGACCTGAGGGTCCACGAAGACTGGGCAGCCTTCCTCGCCTCCCTCCCCCCTTCCGCCCGGGTGTGGGCCTTTAGCGCCCGTGCCGAGACGAGCCTATACCAAGCCCGTTTCCAAGAGGGGGACTACCTCCTCTTCGGGCCCGAGACCCGGGGACTTCCGGAGGCGGTCCTGGCCCAGTTTCCCTCCCTCCAAATCCCCATGCCGGGGCCGGTGCGCTCCCTGAACCTGGCGGTGGCCGTGGGGGTGGCGGCCTCCGAGGCCTACCGCCAGCTCCAGAGCCCTTAG
- a CDS encoding ATP-binding protein — protein MTWEELLERLAQGQDERTLFLPPDLSPEELARYAAGLANHKGGTLFLGVGPDGKVLGASDIHPLQVTHALFELTQGLLLPYVEALEGPGGRVLALHVPQSPAAIAVGAGRVPFWDGRRLTELRMGQALPEPDFTAQVLPAASLSDLDPVEVLRLRRILEERGSALAALPDLELLFALGLLERVEGEARPTVAGLLLAGTPLALRRLLPQAEVSYYFHEDEEGYTFREDLLRSIPALLERLRDLIQARNRVRYLTVGLFRLEVWDFDQEVYREALLNALVHRDWQSRDAIQVHHHRDRLEISNPGGFPPGITPENVLRHPPKRRNPRLAEALYRLGYVERAGSGVDKMYRLLLKYGKEPPEYRLYPEALTLVLYNPELDEGFVRELAEVQERFGAFSLDHLIAVGYLRRVEEATLAELSRALQLPEEASRKVLSRMERMGLVRREGGRYRLAQRDSLAERVLAFLETPRSRREVEALLGLRPRAALALLNRLLREGRAERVGRGAATRYRRR, from the coding sequence GTGACGTGGGAGGAGCTATTGGAGCGCCTGGCCCAGGGGCAGGACGAGCGCACCCTTTTCCTGCCCCCCGACCTTTCGCCGGAAGAGCTGGCCCGCTACGCCGCCGGCCTCGCCAACCACAAGGGCGGAACCCTCTTCCTGGGGGTGGGCCCGGACGGGAAGGTGCTCGGGGCCTCGGACATCCATCCCCTCCAGGTCACCCACGCCCTTTTTGAGCTCACCCAAGGCCTGCTTTTGCCCTACGTGGAGGCGCTGGAGGGGCCTGGGGGAAGGGTGTTGGCCCTCCACGTGCCGCAAAGCCCGGCGGCCATCGCCGTGGGGGCGGGGCGGGTGCCCTTTTGGGACGGGAGGCGCCTTACCGAGCTCCGCATGGGCCAGGCGTTGCCCGAACCCGACTTCACCGCCCAGGTCCTGCCGGCGGCGAGCCTTTCCGACCTGGACCCGGTGGAGGTCTTGCGCCTAAGGCGCATCCTGGAGGAACGGGGGAGCGCCTTGGCTGCCCTTCCCGATTTGGAGCTCCTTTTCGCCCTGGGGCTTTTGGAGCGGGTGGAGGGGGAGGCGCGGCCCACGGTGGCGGGGCTTCTCCTGGCGGGTACCCCCTTGGCCTTAAGGCGGCTTCTGCCCCAGGCGGAGGTGAGCTACTACTTCCACGAGGACGAGGAGGGGTACACCTTCCGGGAGGACCTTCTAAGGTCCATTCCCGCCCTTTTGGAGCGGCTTCGGGACCTCATCCAGGCCCGGAACCGGGTGCGCTACCTCACGGTGGGGCTGTTCCGCCTCGAGGTCTGGGACTTTGACCAGGAGGTCTACCGGGAAGCCCTCCTAAACGCCCTGGTCCACCGGGACTGGCAGAGCAGGGACGCCATCCAGGTCCACCACCATCGGGACCGGTTGGAGATTTCCAACCCTGGGGGCTTTCCCCCGGGCATCACCCCGGAGAACGTCCTCCGCCACCCGCCCAAGCGGCGCAACCCCCGCCTGGCCGAGGCCCTGTACCGCCTGGGTTACGTGGAGCGGGCGGGAAGCGGGGTGGACAAGATGTACCGCCTCCTCCTCAAGTACGGCAAAGAGCCCCCGGAGTACCGGCTTTACCCCGAGGCCCTGACCCTGGTCCTCTACAACCCCGAGCTGGACGAGGGCTTCGTGCGGGAATTGGCCGAGGTCCAGGAGCGTTTTGGGGCCTTTAGCCTGGACCACCTCATCGCCGTGGGCTACCTGCGGAGGGTGGAAGAGGCTACCCTGGCGGAGCTTTCCCGGGCCTTGCAGCTTCCCGAGGAGGCGAGCAGGAAGGTCCTTTCCCGGATGGAGCGCATGGGTCTGGTGCGGAGAGAAGGGGGCAGGTACCGGCTAGCCCAGCGGGATTCCTTAGCCGAGCGGGTCCTGGCTTTCTTGGAAACCCCTCGGTCCAGACGGGAGGTGGAGGCCCTTTTGGGCCTGCGCCCCAGGGCCGCCTTGGCCCTATTGAACCGGCTCCTTCGCGAGGGGCGGGCGGAGCGGGTGGGCCGGGGAGCGGCCACCCGGTACCGGAGGCGGTGA
- a CDS encoding ammonium transporter yields the protein MQRQKTLWGLTAVGLSGLALAEGVDGAATAWMLVSTALVLLMTPALAFFYGGLVRSKNALNTMMMSFTALGFVGVGWALLGYSLAFAEGSPWLGGLGHALLQGVGLEAKGDIPHLLFMAFQGTFAIITAALLTGGLVERMRFPALLLFLTLWGLLVYAPLAHWVWGGGFLGALGALDFAGGTVVHINAGVAALVGALVLGARKDYGRQAILPHNVPFVLLGAALLWFGWFGFNGGSALASGEVAALAFVNTLLAPAATLAVWVLLDLLRTGKATAVGLATAIVVGLVAITPAAGFVSPLSALVLGAVSALPSYFFLLYRPRTRLDDSLDVFGAHGLAGITGALLTGVLAEKAWNGVADGLLFGNPAQLGVQALAVLAAVVYSALGTFVLLKLVSLLTPLRASPKEEGLGLDVTQHGEEAYASGEGAILVLSEASPPALKPLGGKA from the coding sequence ATGCAGCGGCAGAAAACCCTTTGGGGACTAACGGCGGTAGGGCTTTCGGGCTTGGCCTTGGCGGAAGGAGTAGACGGGGCGGCCACGGCGTGGATGCTGGTGTCCACGGCCCTGGTGCTCCTCATGACCCCAGCCTTGGCCTTTTTCTACGGGGGGCTCGTGCGCTCCAAGAACGCCTTGAACACCATGATGATGAGCTTCACCGCCTTGGGCTTCGTGGGGGTGGGCTGGGCCCTTTTGGGGTACAGCCTGGCCTTCGCCGAGGGAAGTCCTTGGCTTGGGGGCCTGGGCCACGCCCTTTTGCAGGGGGTGGGCTTGGAGGCCAAAGGCGACATCCCCCACCTCCTCTTCATGGCCTTTCAGGGCACCTTCGCCATCATCACCGCCGCCCTCCTCACCGGAGGCCTGGTGGAGCGGATGCGCTTTCCCGCCCTCCTCCTCTTCCTCACCTTGTGGGGGCTCCTGGTCTATGCGCCCCTGGCCCACTGGGTCTGGGGCGGGGGGTTTTTGGGGGCTTTAGGGGCCTTGGACTTCGCCGGCGGCACCGTGGTCCACATCAATGCCGGCGTGGCGGCCCTGGTGGGCGCCCTGGTCCTCGGCGCACGCAAGGACTACGGCCGCCAGGCCATCCTGCCCCACAACGTGCCCTTCGTCCTCCTGGGGGCGGCCCTTCTCTGGTTCGGGTGGTTCGGCTTCAACGGGGGTAGCGCCCTGGCCTCCGGGGAGGTGGCGGCCTTGGCCTTCGTGAACACCCTCCTGGCCCCTGCGGCCACCCTGGCGGTCTGGGTCCTCCTGGACCTCCTCCGCACCGGCAAGGCCACGGCGGTGGGCCTGGCCACGGCCATCGTGGTGGGCCTGGTGGCCATCACCCCGGCGGCGGGCTTCGTCTCGCCCCTTTCCGCCCTGGTCCTGGGGGCGGTCTCCGCCCTCCCCAGCTACTTCTTCCTCCTCTACCGGCCAAGGACGCGCCTGGACGATTCCCTGGACGTCTTCGGGGCCCACGGCCTCGCCGGGATCACCGGGGCACTTCTCACCGGGGTCCTGGCGGAAAAGGCGTGGAACGGCGTGGCGGATGGGCTCCTTTTCGGCAACCCCGCCCAGCTTGGGGTCCAGGCCCTGGCGGTCCTGGCAGCGGTGGTCTACTCGGCCCTGGGCACCTTCGTCCTCCTAAAGCTCGTCTCCCTCCTCACCCCCTTGCGGGCAAGCCCCAAAGAGGAGGGCCTGGGCCTGGACGTGACCCAGCACGGGGAAGAGGCCTACGCCAGCGGCGAAGGGGCCATCTTGGTGCTTTCCGAGGCTTCCCCGCCCGCCCTCAAGCCCCTGGGAGGTAAGGCATGA
- a CDS encoding P-II family nitrogen regulator, whose amino-acid sequence MKLIVAIIRPEKLSEVLEALFRAEVRGLTLSRVQGHGGETEKVETYRGTTVKMELHEKVRLEIGVSEPFVKPTVEAILKAARTGEVGDGKVFVIPVEKVYRIRTGEEDEAAVTPVQ is encoded by the coding sequence ATGAAGCTCATCGTGGCCATTATCCGCCCGGAGAAGCTCAGCGAGGTTTTGGAAGCCCTCTTCCGGGCCGAGGTGCGGGGGCTTACCCTAAGCCGGGTCCAGGGCCACGGCGGGGAAACGGAAAAGGTGGAAACCTACCGGGGCACCACGGTGAAGATGGAGCTCCACGAGAAGGTGCGCCTGGAGATCGGGGTTTCCGAGCCCTTCGTCAAACCCACGGTGGAGGCCATCCTGAAGGCTGCCCGCACCGGGGAGGTGGGGGACGGCAAGGTGTTCGTAATTCCCGTGGAGAAGGTCTACCGCATCCGCACGGGCGAGGAGGACGAGGCCGCCGTCACCCCGGTACAATAG
- a CDS encoding HrcA family transcriptional regulator, with product MTARQRAILHLLVEEYIKTKAPVPSARLAEGLGLSPALARYELIALEEMGYLTKPHASAGRVPTRQGFRQYSLSLLPPKPLPESVQARLERALSGAKEPEAFLVKVAVGLSGYPALLRLRPRKTPKVLQVHLSPLAENTLAVFVLEGGRVKEARLPLALSPERLREAEAVLAGPFSELPPPPRGLEDLFAHLARALNAGLSLSYREGLAEALKEPEAQNPGFLERLVQLYEAGGEEVLTPPGRVDVRVGEVEGLAQVQAGFAKGEWLGELTLIGPMRMRYPEALSVALGLTQVYTGVHAG from the coding sequence GTGACGGCACGGCAGCGGGCCATCCTCCACCTCCTGGTGGAGGAGTACATCAAGACCAAAGCCCCGGTACCCTCGGCCAGGCTGGCCGAGGGACTTGGGCTTTCCCCCGCCCTGGCCCGCTACGAGCTCATCGCCCTCGAGGAGATGGGCTACCTCACCAAGCCCCACGCCTCCGCCGGCCGCGTGCCCACCCGGCAGGGCTTCCGCCAGTACTCCCTTTCCCTCCTCCCCCCCAAGCCCCTGCCCGAAAGCGTCCAGGCGCGCCTGGAACGGGCCCTTTCCGGGGCCAAGGAACCCGAGGCCTTCCTGGTGAAGGTGGCGGTGGGGCTTTCCGGCTACCCCGCCCTCCTCCGCCTCCGGCCCCGCAAAACCCCCAAGGTGCTCCAGGTCCACCTCTCTCCCCTCGCCGAGAACACCTTGGCCGTCTTCGTCCTGGAAGGGGGGCGGGTGAAGGAGGCAAGGCTTCCCTTAGCCCTTTCCCCGGAGCGGCTTAGGGAGGCGGAGGCGGTCTTGGCGGGACCTTTTTCCGAGCTTCCCCCGCCACCCCGGGGCCTGGAAGACCTCTTCGCCCACCTCGCCCGGGCCCTGAACGCAGGGCTTTCCCTCTCCTACCGGGAAGGGCTGGCCGAGGCCCTAAAGGAGCCCGAGGCCCAAAACCCGGGCTTCTTGGAGCGCCTGGTGCAGCTCTACGAGGCCGGGGGGGAGGAGGTCCTCACCCCCCCGGGCCGGGTGGACGTGCGGGTGGGGGAGGTGGAGGGGCTTGCCCAGGTGCAGGCGGGCTTCGCCAAGGGGGAGTGGCTTGGGGAGCTCACCCTCATCGGCCCCATGCGCATGCGCTATCCCGAGGCCCTCTCCGTGGCCCTAGGCCTTACCCAGGTCTATACTGGGGTCCATGCGGGTTGA
- a CDS encoding molybdenum cofactor biosynthesis protein produces the protein MRVEVRLFALYREQAGQDRFPLDLPEGARVKEAKEAVERLFPGLSLSGGMAAVNQELAGAETPLKEGDEVAFLPPVSGGQDSFGLTEGPLDLKALVDWATAPEYGAVVSFLGTTRSPNRGEAVAYLEYEAYPEMAEKAMAQVIAEMRARWPLGRVALWHRLGRVDPGEASIAIVVSARHRKEAFAACAYAIDRVKQILPVWKKEYRPDGSFWVEGFAPEEHRL, from the coding sequence ATGCGGGTTGAGGTAAGGCTTTTCGCCCTTTACCGGGAGCAGGCGGGGCAAGACCGCTTTCCCTTGGACCTCCCGGAAGGAGCCCGGGTGAAGGAGGCCAAGGAGGCCGTGGAGCGGCTCTTCCCCGGCCTTTCCCTCTCCGGGGGCATGGCAGCGGTGAACCAGGAGCTGGCCGGGGCGGAAACCCCCTTGAAGGAGGGGGACGAGGTGGCCTTCTTGCCCCCGGTGTCTGGGGGGCAGGACTCGTTTGGCCTCACGGAAGGCCCCTTGGACCTAAAGGCCCTGGTGGACTGGGCCACAGCCCCCGAGTACGGGGCGGTGGTGAGCTTCCTCGGCACCACCCGGAGCCCCAACCGGGGGGAGGCGGTGGCCTATTTGGAGTACGAGGCCTACCCCGAAATGGCGGAAAAGGCCATGGCCCAGGTCATCGCCGAGATGCGGGCCCGCTGGCCCCTAGGCCGGGTAGCCCTCTGGCACCGCCTGGGCCGGGTGGACCCGGGGGAGGCCTCCATCGCCATCGTGGTCTCGGCCCGGCACCGCAAGGAGGCCTTCGCCGCCTGCGCCTACGCCATAGATCGGGTGAAGCAGATCCTCCCCGTTTGGAAAAAGGAGTACCGCCCGGACGGGAGCTTCTGGGTGGAGGGCTTCGCCCCAGAGGAACACCGGCTTTGA